In Elusimicrobiota bacterium, a genomic segment contains:
- a CDS encoding ATP-binding protein gives MLRRTIAPKLASIAKQFPVVVLTGPRQSGKTTLAKMVFPGYAYVSLENLDNRDFAVRDPRGFLAQYGNRVIIDEAQKDPDLLSYIQTAVDEDGSRSLILTGSQQFNLLAKVSQSLAGRAAYLRLLPFSLSELSRNVPQNPRNYHGAARKDRPHALKLNEILFQGLYPRIHDHKLNAPDFLESYTSAYVERDVREVLRIGDLMNFQRFVQLCAGRSGQILNFSALASDCGITHPTARQWLSVLEASSIVHFLQPYHNNFSKRIMKSPKLYFIDTGLMCHLLKIRSAKDLVGHPLYGSIYETFVVSEMLKAFSHRGERAALYYWRDRTGHEVDVLLDLGTRLTAIEIKAGQTISSDYFKGLKYFSGLKGVRADCVLVYGGEESALREGVRTRTWWQVS, from the coding sequence ATGCTCCGTAGAACCATTGCGCCCAAGCTGGCATCTATAGCCAAGCAGTTTCCGGTCGTCGTCCTGACCGGACCGCGCCAATCAGGCAAGACCACATTGGCGAAAATGGTATTTCCAGGATATGCGTATGTCTCTCTGGAGAATCTCGACAATCGGGACTTTGCCGTTCGCGATCCCAGGGGATTCCTGGCCCAATACGGCAACAGAGTTATCATCGATGAAGCTCAAAAAGACCCGGATTTGCTTTCCTATATTCAGACGGCTGTGGATGAGGACGGTTCACGGTCGCTCATCCTAACCGGCTCACAGCAATTTAACCTGCTCGCTAAGGTCAGCCAGTCGCTGGCCGGACGGGCGGCGTATTTGAGATTGTTGCCGTTTAGCTTATCGGAGCTTTCCCGCAACGTCCCGCAAAATCCACGGAATTATCACGGAGCAGCCCGCAAGGACCGGCCGCATGCCCTAAAATTGAACGAAATCCTTTTTCAAGGGCTCTATCCAAGAATTCATGACCACAAACTTAACGCGCCGGATTTCTTGGAATCCTATACCTCGGCTTATGTGGAGCGCGATGTTCGTGAAGTCTTGCGAATTGGTGACCTGATGAATTTCCAGCGGTTCGTCCAGCTCTGCGCCGGCAGGTCCGGGCAGATACTTAACTTCTCAGCGCTGGCATCGGACTGCGGTATCACGCACCCTACGGCCCGGCAGTGGCTATCAGTCTTAGAGGCTAGCTCTATAGTCCATTTCCTTCAGCCTTACCATAATAATTTCTCCAAACGCATTATGAAGAGTCCTAAGCTATATTTCATTGATACCGGCCTGATGTGCCACCTATTGAAAATCAGAAGCGCCAAAGATCTCGTCGGACATCCATTGTATGGAAGTATCTATGAAACCTTCGTGGTATCGGAGATGCTGAAGGCCTTTAGTCATCGCGGCGAGCGCGCTGCGCTTTACTACTGGCGCGATCGGACGGGGCATGAGGTCGATGTGCTTTTGGATCTCGGGACCAGGCTCACCGCGATCGAAATTAAGGCCGGCCAGACCATATCTTCCGACTACTTCAAGGGTCTTAAATATTTTTCTGGACTCAAAGGAGTACGCGCGGACTGCGTGCTGGTCTATGGCGGGGAAGAATCCGCTCTGCGAGAAGGTGTTCGGACAAGGACTTGGTGGCAGGTCTCGTAA
- a CDS encoding formylglycine-generating enzyme family protein: MTRRLTAFFIVFMGLASMGFTSSSDQVAGDVRGLFQQPGNSGSMPVIFVTQITGGPDVLKPTDALDETKVGVAAKFIPIPAGEFKMGSPTDEIGRDNNETQHPVKLTKAFEIQATEVTQLQYFLVMGSTPSHFRKQENCDDGSYKIFFGFSLCANHPVERVSWYQAQEFINELNRIQNKYTYRLPSEAEWEYAARANRRSSFPYSFGFNYTDELDHYGWHWGNSKKRTHAMATGKPSFWDGDSSKPLFDMHGNVWEWTQDVYDKDYGSKDLKVLAIDPTGRAAGWFRVLRGGSWHSNASDLRSARRTGDPGHHLYPDVGFRLARTLR; this comes from the coding sequence ATGACCAGAAGACTGACGGCATTCTTTATCGTTTTTATGGGGTTGGCCAGCATGGGGTTTACGTCTAGCTCTGATCAGGTGGCAGGAGACGTCCGGGGCTTATTCCAACAGCCGGGAAACAGCGGCTCAATGCCGGTTATTTTCGTCACTCAAATAACAGGCGGCCCCGACGTCTTAAAACCCACGGATGCTCTGGATGAGACAAAAGTGGGTGTTGCCGCTAAATTCATCCCCATCCCAGCCGGTGAATTTAAGATGGGCAGTCCAACTGACGAGATAGGCCGGGACAATAACGAAACCCAGCACCCGGTTAAACTCACCAAAGCTTTTGAGATTCAAGCCACCGAAGTCACCCAGCTTCAGTACTTCCTGGTCATGGGCAGTACCCCCTCTCACTTCAGGAAGCAAGAGAACTGCGATGACGGGTCCTACAAGATATTTTTTGGATTTAGCCTCTGCGCCAATCACCCCGTAGAAAGAGTTTCTTGGTATCAAGCCCAGGAGTTCATTAATGAGCTCAATAGAATCCAAAATAAATACACGTATCGCCTCCCCTCTGAAGCCGAATGGGAATACGCGGCCCGGGCCAATAGGCGTTCAAGTTTCCCGTACTCTTTCGGATTTAATTATACCGATGAGCTTGATCATTATGGCTGGCACTGGGGCAACTCCAAGAAAAGAACCCATGCTATGGCCACTGGAAAACCCAGCTTTTGGGATGGTGATTCTTCCAAGCCTCTCTTTGATATGCACGGCAATGTCTGGGAATGGACCCAGGATGTCTACGATAAGGACTATGGATCAAAAGATTTAAAAGTTTTGGCTATTGACCCCACTGGTCGCGCTGCAGGCTGGTTCCGGGTTCTGCGGGGCGGTTCCTGGCATAGCAACGCCAGTGACCTG